One part of the Musa acuminata AAA Group cultivar baxijiao chromosome BXJ1-5, Cavendish_Baxijiao_AAA, whole genome shotgun sequence genome encodes these proteins:
- the LOC135584157 gene encoding uncharacterized protein LOC135584157 isoform X5: MWRSSSYSRSLLRTLLGGSQRRIECRSVKHPILLWPPLAFLSSSSLYVAAGGVGGGSAAESITFVDAPKQKLERDGAEVIGYPQLLEGTGLGRFRDEAVACRMFHGPGAVLLFRTTVCSRPSKFVAGYCCENYATSSSSYSTYDGTMDGQVQMQNRLGAMMSLEKVCKVRDCNYSNLEEPVEKKVGKNISSVEKRKFLVNTLLDLKDSKEAVYGTLDAWVAWEHSFPLVTLKKALLVLEKEEQWHRVVQVIKWMLSKGQGTTMGTYEQLIRALEKDNRAEEAHRIWVQKISHDLHSVPWRFCDLMLSIYYRNNMLERLVKLFQELEAYDRKPPSKSVVRKVGDAYEVLGLLEKKNKLLEKYNDLFSEISDKTSRSSKRSKRVAGINGERTDINSCSFFKSS, translated from the exons ATGTGGcgctcctcctcctactctcgaTCCCTCCTCCGCACCCTACTGGGCGGCTCGCAAAGGCGCATCGAGTGCCGCTCCGTGAAGCACCCGATCCTGCTGTGGCCCCCTCTTgctttcctctcctcctcctccctttacgTTGCGGCCGGAGGCGTGGGCGGCGGCTCGGCGGCGGAGTCGATTACGTTTGTGGATGCGCCGAAGCAGAAGCTGGAGCGGGACGGTGCGGAGGTGATCGGGTACCCGCAGCTCCTAGAGGGAACCGGGTTGGGGCGCTTCCGGGATGAGGCCGTCGCTTGCCGGATGTTCCACGGGCCCGGCGCCGTCCTCTTGTTCAGGACCACGGTCTGTTCCCGACCGAGTAAG TTTGTAGCAGGGTACTGTTGTGAGAATTATGCAACCAGCTCGTCTAGTTATTCTACATATGATGGAACAATGGATGGTCAGGTACAAATGCAAAATAGATTGGGAGCAATGATGTCTTTAGAG AAAGTTTGTAAAGTGCGTGATTGCAACTATTCTAATCTTGAAGAGCCAGTGGAGAAAAAAGTTGGGAAGAACATCTCATCAGTGGAGAAAAGAAAGTTCCTTGTTAACACG CTTCTTGACCTTAAAGATTCCAAAGAGGCTGTATATGGTACCCTTGATGCTTGGGTAGCATGGGAGCATAGCTTTCCTTTGGTTACACTCAAGAAGGCACTTCTTGTTCTTGAAAAGGAGGAACAGTGGCATCGAGTTGTACAG GTGATAAAATGGATGTTAAGCAAGGGCCAAGGAACAACAATGGGTACATATGAGCAATTAATACGTGCTTTAGAAAAGGACAACAGGGCTGAGGAGGCCCACAGAATTTGGGTGCAGAAGATTAGCCATGACTTGCATTCAGTCCCTTGGCGATTTTGTGATCTTATGCTTTCCATCTACTACAGAAATAACATGCTGGAGAGGCTTGTAAAG CTTTTCCAAGAACTTGAGGCATATGATCGAAAACCACCAAGTAAATCAGTTGTGAGAAAAGTAGGAGATGCATATGAAGTCCTTGGTTTATTGGAGAAAAAGAATAAACTATTGGAAAAATATAATGATCTATTCAGTGAGATTTCAGACAAAACTTCCCGGAGTTCTAAAAGATCCAAGAGAGTTGCAGGAATCAATGGTGAAAGAACAG
- the LOC135584157 gene encoding uncharacterized protein LOC135584157 isoform X7, whose translation MWRSSSYSRSLLRTLLGGSQRRIECRSVKHPILLWPPLAFLSSSSLYVAAGGVGGGSAAESITFVDAPKQKLERDGAEVIGYPQLLEGTGLGRFRDEAVACRMFHGPGAVLLFRTTVCSRPSKFVAGYCCENYATSSSSYSTYDGTMDGQVQMQNRLGAMMSLEKVCKVRDCNYSNLEEPVEKKVGKNISSVEKRKFLVNTLLDLKDSKEAVYGTLDAWVAWEHSFPLVTLKKALLVLEKEEQWHRVVQVIKWMLSKGQGTTMGTYEQLIRALEKDNRAEEAHRIWVQKISHDLHSVPWRFCDLMLSIYYRNNMLERLVKLFQELEAYDRKPPSKSVVRKVGDAYEVLGLLEKKNKLLEKYNDLFSEISDKTSRSSKRSKRVAGINGERTVSSSPRD comes from the exons ATGTGGcgctcctcctcctactctcgaTCCCTCCTCCGCACCCTACTGGGCGGCTCGCAAAGGCGCATCGAGTGCCGCTCCGTGAAGCACCCGATCCTGCTGTGGCCCCCTCTTgctttcctctcctcctcctccctttacgTTGCGGCCGGAGGCGTGGGCGGCGGCTCGGCGGCGGAGTCGATTACGTTTGTGGATGCGCCGAAGCAGAAGCTGGAGCGGGACGGTGCGGAGGTGATCGGGTACCCGCAGCTCCTAGAGGGAACCGGGTTGGGGCGCTTCCGGGATGAGGCCGTCGCTTGCCGGATGTTCCACGGGCCCGGCGCCGTCCTCTTGTTCAGGACCACGGTCTGTTCCCGACCGAGTAAG TTTGTAGCAGGGTACTGTTGTGAGAATTATGCAACCAGCTCGTCTAGTTATTCTACATATGATGGAACAATGGATGGTCAGGTACAAATGCAAAATAGATTGGGAGCAATGATGTCTTTAGAG AAAGTTTGTAAAGTGCGTGATTGCAACTATTCTAATCTTGAAGAGCCAGTGGAGAAAAAAGTTGGGAAGAACATCTCATCAGTGGAGAAAAGAAAGTTCCTTGTTAACACG CTTCTTGACCTTAAAGATTCCAAAGAGGCTGTATATGGTACCCTTGATGCTTGGGTAGCATGGGAGCATAGCTTTCCTTTGGTTACACTCAAGAAGGCACTTCTTGTTCTTGAAAAGGAGGAACAGTGGCATCGAGTTGTACAG GTGATAAAATGGATGTTAAGCAAGGGCCAAGGAACAACAATGGGTACATATGAGCAATTAATACGTGCTTTAGAAAAGGACAACAGGGCTGAGGAGGCCCACAGAATTTGGGTGCAGAAGATTAGCCATGACTTGCATTCAGTCCCTTGGCGATTTTGTGATCTTATGCTTTCCATCTACTACAGAAATAACATGCTGGAGAGGCTTGTAAAG CTTTTCCAAGAACTTGAGGCATATGATCGAAAACCACCAAGTAAATCAGTTGTGAGAAAAGTAGGAGATGCATATGAAGTCCTTGGTTTATTGGAGAAAAAGAATAAACTATTGGAAAAATATAATGATCTATTCAGTGAGATTTCAGACAAAACTTCCCGGAGTTCTAAAAGATCCAAGAGAGTTGCAGGAATCAATGGTGAAAGAACAG
- the LOC135584157 gene encoding uncharacterized protein LOC135584157 isoform X2 — protein sequence MWRSSSYSRSLLRTLLGGSQRRIECRSVKHPILLWPPLAFLSSSSLYVAAGGVGGGSAAESITFVDAPKQKLERDGAEVIGYPQLLEGTGLGRFRDEAVACRMFHGPGAVLLFRTTVCSRPSKFVAGYCCENYATSSSSYSTYDGTMDGQVQMQNRLGAMMSLEKVCKVRDCNYSNLEEPVEKKVGKNISSVEKRKFLVNTLLDLKDSKEAVYGTLDAWVAWEHSFPLVTLKKALLVLEKEEQWHRVVQVIKWMLSKGQGTTMGTYEQLIRALEKDNRAEEAHRIWVQKISHDLHSVPWRFCDLMLSIYYRNNMLERLVKLFQELEAYDRKPPSKSVVRKVGDAYEVLGLLEKKNKLLEKYNDLFSEISDKTSRSSKRSKRVAGINGERTELIHLQKIQIVGLWMQKLMQEFKLLV from the exons ATGTGGcgctcctcctcctactctcgaTCCCTCCTCCGCACCCTACTGGGCGGCTCGCAAAGGCGCATCGAGTGCCGCTCCGTGAAGCACCCGATCCTGCTGTGGCCCCCTCTTgctttcctctcctcctcctccctttacgTTGCGGCCGGAGGCGTGGGCGGCGGCTCGGCGGCGGAGTCGATTACGTTTGTGGATGCGCCGAAGCAGAAGCTGGAGCGGGACGGTGCGGAGGTGATCGGGTACCCGCAGCTCCTAGAGGGAACCGGGTTGGGGCGCTTCCGGGATGAGGCCGTCGCTTGCCGGATGTTCCACGGGCCCGGCGCCGTCCTCTTGTTCAGGACCACGGTCTGTTCCCGACCGAGTAAG TTTGTAGCAGGGTACTGTTGTGAGAATTATGCAACCAGCTCGTCTAGTTATTCTACATATGATGGAACAATGGATGGTCAGGTACAAATGCAAAATAGATTGGGAGCAATGATGTCTTTAGAG AAAGTTTGTAAAGTGCGTGATTGCAACTATTCTAATCTTGAAGAGCCAGTGGAGAAAAAAGTTGGGAAGAACATCTCATCAGTGGAGAAAAGAAAGTTCCTTGTTAACACG CTTCTTGACCTTAAAGATTCCAAAGAGGCTGTATATGGTACCCTTGATGCTTGGGTAGCATGGGAGCATAGCTTTCCTTTGGTTACACTCAAGAAGGCACTTCTTGTTCTTGAAAAGGAGGAACAGTGGCATCGAGTTGTACAG GTGATAAAATGGATGTTAAGCAAGGGCCAAGGAACAACAATGGGTACATATGAGCAATTAATACGTGCTTTAGAAAAGGACAACAGGGCTGAGGAGGCCCACAGAATTTGGGTGCAGAAGATTAGCCATGACTTGCATTCAGTCCCTTGGCGATTTTGTGATCTTATGCTTTCCATCTACTACAGAAATAACATGCTGGAGAGGCTTGTAAAG CTTTTCCAAGAACTTGAGGCATATGATCGAAAACCACCAAGTAAATCAGTTGTGAGAAAAGTAGGAGATGCATATGAAGTCCTTGGTTTATTGGAGAAAAAGAATAAACTATTGGAAAAATATAATGATCTATTCAGTGAGATTTCAGACAAAACTTCCCGGAGTTCTAAAAGATCCAAGAGAGTTGCAGGAATCAATGGTGAAAGAACAG
- the LOC135584157 gene encoding uncharacterized protein LOC135584157 isoform X3, with translation MWRSSSYSRSLLRTLLGGSQRRIECRSVKHPILLWPPLAFLSSSSLYVAAGGVGGGSAAESITFVDAPKQKLERDGAEVIGYPQLLEGTGLGRFRDEAVACRMFHGPGAVLLFRTTVCSRPSKFVAGYCCENYATSSSSYSTYDGTMDGQVQMQNRLGAMMSLEKVCKVRDCNYSNLEEPVEKKVGKNISSVEKRKFLVNTLLDLKDSKEAVYGTLDAWVAWEHSFPLVTLKKALLVLEKEEQWHRVVQVIKWMLSKGQGTTMGTYEQLIRALEKDNRAEEAHRIWVQKISHDLHSVPWRFCDLMLSIYYRNNMLERLVKLFQELEAYDRKPPSKSVVRKVGDAYEVLGLLEKKNKLLEKYNDLFSEISDKTSRSSKRSKRVAGINGERTDRTHTSAKDSDSGPLDAEIDARV, from the exons ATGTGGcgctcctcctcctactctcgaTCCCTCCTCCGCACCCTACTGGGCGGCTCGCAAAGGCGCATCGAGTGCCGCTCCGTGAAGCACCCGATCCTGCTGTGGCCCCCTCTTgctttcctctcctcctcctccctttacgTTGCGGCCGGAGGCGTGGGCGGCGGCTCGGCGGCGGAGTCGATTACGTTTGTGGATGCGCCGAAGCAGAAGCTGGAGCGGGACGGTGCGGAGGTGATCGGGTACCCGCAGCTCCTAGAGGGAACCGGGTTGGGGCGCTTCCGGGATGAGGCCGTCGCTTGCCGGATGTTCCACGGGCCCGGCGCCGTCCTCTTGTTCAGGACCACGGTCTGTTCCCGACCGAGTAAG TTTGTAGCAGGGTACTGTTGTGAGAATTATGCAACCAGCTCGTCTAGTTATTCTACATATGATGGAACAATGGATGGTCAGGTACAAATGCAAAATAGATTGGGAGCAATGATGTCTTTAGAG AAAGTTTGTAAAGTGCGTGATTGCAACTATTCTAATCTTGAAGAGCCAGTGGAGAAAAAAGTTGGGAAGAACATCTCATCAGTGGAGAAAAGAAAGTTCCTTGTTAACACG CTTCTTGACCTTAAAGATTCCAAAGAGGCTGTATATGGTACCCTTGATGCTTGGGTAGCATGGGAGCATAGCTTTCCTTTGGTTACACTCAAGAAGGCACTTCTTGTTCTTGAAAAGGAGGAACAGTGGCATCGAGTTGTACAG GTGATAAAATGGATGTTAAGCAAGGGCCAAGGAACAACAATGGGTACATATGAGCAATTAATACGTGCTTTAGAAAAGGACAACAGGGCTGAGGAGGCCCACAGAATTTGGGTGCAGAAGATTAGCCATGACTTGCATTCAGTCCCTTGGCGATTTTGTGATCTTATGCTTTCCATCTACTACAGAAATAACATGCTGGAGAGGCTTGTAAAG CTTTTCCAAGAACTTGAGGCATATGATCGAAAACCACCAAGTAAATCAGTTGTGAGAAAAGTAGGAGATGCATATGAAGTCCTTGGTTTATTGGAGAAAAAGAATAAACTATTGGAAAAATATAATGATCTATTCAGTGAGATTTCAGACAAAACTTCCCGGAGTTCTAAAAGATCCAAGAGAGTTGCAGGAATCAATGGTGAAAGAACAG
- the LOC135584157 gene encoding uncharacterized protein LOC135584157 isoform X10 — protein MWRSSSYSRSLLRTLLGGSQRRIECRSVKHPILLWPPLAFLSSSSLYVAAGGVGGGSAAESITFVDAPKQKLERDGAEVIGYPQLLEGTGLGRFRDEAVACRMFHGPGAVLLFRTTVCSRPSKKVCKVRDCNYSNLEEPVEKKVGKNISSVEKRKFLVNTLLDLKDSKEAVYGTLDAWVAWEHSFPLVTLKKALLVLEKEEQWHRVVQVIKWMLSKGQGTTMGTYEQLIRALEKDNRAEEAHRIWVQKISHDLHSVPWRFCDLMLSIYYRNNMLERLVKLFQELEAYDRKPPSKSVVRKVGDAYEVLGLLEKKNKLLEKYNDLFSEISDKTSRSSKRSKRVAGINGERTDRTHTSAKDSDSGPLDAEIDARV, from the exons ATGTGGcgctcctcctcctactctcgaTCCCTCCTCCGCACCCTACTGGGCGGCTCGCAAAGGCGCATCGAGTGCCGCTCCGTGAAGCACCCGATCCTGCTGTGGCCCCCTCTTgctttcctctcctcctcctccctttacgTTGCGGCCGGAGGCGTGGGCGGCGGCTCGGCGGCGGAGTCGATTACGTTTGTGGATGCGCCGAAGCAGAAGCTGGAGCGGGACGGTGCGGAGGTGATCGGGTACCCGCAGCTCCTAGAGGGAACCGGGTTGGGGCGCTTCCGGGATGAGGCCGTCGCTTGCCGGATGTTCCACGGGCCCGGCGCCGTCCTCTTGTTCAGGACCACGGTCTGTTCCCGACCGAGTAAG AAAGTTTGTAAAGTGCGTGATTGCAACTATTCTAATCTTGAAGAGCCAGTGGAGAAAAAAGTTGGGAAGAACATCTCATCAGTGGAGAAAAGAAAGTTCCTTGTTAACACG CTTCTTGACCTTAAAGATTCCAAAGAGGCTGTATATGGTACCCTTGATGCTTGGGTAGCATGGGAGCATAGCTTTCCTTTGGTTACACTCAAGAAGGCACTTCTTGTTCTTGAAAAGGAGGAACAGTGGCATCGAGTTGTACAG GTGATAAAATGGATGTTAAGCAAGGGCCAAGGAACAACAATGGGTACATATGAGCAATTAATACGTGCTTTAGAAAAGGACAACAGGGCTGAGGAGGCCCACAGAATTTGGGTGCAGAAGATTAGCCATGACTTGCATTCAGTCCCTTGGCGATTTTGTGATCTTATGCTTTCCATCTACTACAGAAATAACATGCTGGAGAGGCTTGTAAAG CTTTTCCAAGAACTTGAGGCATATGATCGAAAACCACCAAGTAAATCAGTTGTGAGAAAAGTAGGAGATGCATATGAAGTCCTTGGTTTATTGGAGAAAAAGAATAAACTATTGGAAAAATATAATGATCTATTCAGTGAGATTTCAGACAAAACTTCCCGGAGTTCTAAAAGATCCAAGAGAGTTGCAGGAATCAATGGTGAAAGAACAG
- the LOC135584157 gene encoding uncharacterized protein LOC135584157 isoform X4 translates to MWRSSSYSRSLLRTLLGGSQRRIECRSVKHPILLWPPLAFLSSSSLYVAAGGVGGGSAAESITFVDAPKQKLERDGAEVIGYPQLLEGTGLGRFRDEAVACRMFHGPGAVLLFRTTVCSRPSKFVAGYCCENYATSSSSYSTYDGTMDGQKVCKVRDCNYSNLEEPVEKKVGKNISSVEKRKFLVNTLLDLKDSKEAVYGTLDAWVAWEHSFPLVTLKKALLVLEKEEQWHRVVQVIKWMLSKGQGTTMGTYEQLIRALEKDNRAEEAHRIWVQKISHDLHSVPWRFCDLMLSIYYRNNMLERLVKLFQELEAYDRKPPSKSVVRKVGDAYEVLGLLEKKNKLLEKYNDLFSEISDKTSRSSKRSKRVAGINGERTELNDDKISILLAKDVNFCTFPLSNNVIKWIST, encoded by the exons ATGTGGcgctcctcctcctactctcgaTCCCTCCTCCGCACCCTACTGGGCGGCTCGCAAAGGCGCATCGAGTGCCGCTCCGTGAAGCACCCGATCCTGCTGTGGCCCCCTCTTgctttcctctcctcctcctccctttacgTTGCGGCCGGAGGCGTGGGCGGCGGCTCGGCGGCGGAGTCGATTACGTTTGTGGATGCGCCGAAGCAGAAGCTGGAGCGGGACGGTGCGGAGGTGATCGGGTACCCGCAGCTCCTAGAGGGAACCGGGTTGGGGCGCTTCCGGGATGAGGCCGTCGCTTGCCGGATGTTCCACGGGCCCGGCGCCGTCCTCTTGTTCAGGACCACGGTCTGTTCCCGACCGAGTAAG TTTGTAGCAGGGTACTGTTGTGAGAATTATGCAACCAGCTCGTCTAGTTATTCTACATATGATGGAACAATGGATGGTCAG AAAGTTTGTAAAGTGCGTGATTGCAACTATTCTAATCTTGAAGAGCCAGTGGAGAAAAAAGTTGGGAAGAACATCTCATCAGTGGAGAAAAGAAAGTTCCTTGTTAACACG CTTCTTGACCTTAAAGATTCCAAAGAGGCTGTATATGGTACCCTTGATGCTTGGGTAGCATGGGAGCATAGCTTTCCTTTGGTTACACTCAAGAAGGCACTTCTTGTTCTTGAAAAGGAGGAACAGTGGCATCGAGTTGTACAG GTGATAAAATGGATGTTAAGCAAGGGCCAAGGAACAACAATGGGTACATATGAGCAATTAATACGTGCTTTAGAAAAGGACAACAGGGCTGAGGAGGCCCACAGAATTTGGGTGCAGAAGATTAGCCATGACTTGCATTCAGTCCCTTGGCGATTTTGTGATCTTATGCTTTCCATCTACTACAGAAATAACATGCTGGAGAGGCTTGTAAAG CTTTTCCAAGAACTTGAGGCATATGATCGAAAACCACCAAGTAAATCAGTTGTGAGAAAAGTAGGAGATGCATATGAAGTCCTTGGTTTATTGGAGAAAAAGAATAAACTATTGGAAAAATATAATGATCTATTCAGTGAGATTTCAGACAAAACTTCCCGGAGTTCTAAAAGATCCAAGAGAGTTGCAGGAATCAATGGTGAAAGAACAG
- the LOC135584157 gene encoding uncharacterized protein LOC135584157 isoform X8 — protein sequence MWRSSSYSRSLLRTLLGGSQRRIECRSVKHPILLWPPLAFLSSSSLYVAAGGVGGGSAAESITFVDAPKQKLERDGAEVIGYPQLLEGTGLGRFRDEAVACRMFHGPGAVLLFRTTVCSRPSKFVAGYCCENYATSSSSYSTYDGTMDGQKVCKVRDCNYSNLEEPVEKKVGKNISSVEKRKFLVNTLLDLKDSKEAVYGTLDAWVAWEHSFPLVTLKKALLVLEKEEQWHRVVQVIKWMLSKGQGTTMGTYEQLIRALEKDNRAEEAHRIWVQKISHDLHSVPWRFCDLMLSIYYRNNMLERLVKLFQELEAYDRKPPSKSVVRKVGDAYEVLGLLEKKNKLLEKYNDLFSEISDKTSRSSKRSKRVAGINGERTVSSSPRD from the exons ATGTGGcgctcctcctcctactctcgaTCCCTCCTCCGCACCCTACTGGGCGGCTCGCAAAGGCGCATCGAGTGCCGCTCCGTGAAGCACCCGATCCTGCTGTGGCCCCCTCTTgctttcctctcctcctcctccctttacgTTGCGGCCGGAGGCGTGGGCGGCGGCTCGGCGGCGGAGTCGATTACGTTTGTGGATGCGCCGAAGCAGAAGCTGGAGCGGGACGGTGCGGAGGTGATCGGGTACCCGCAGCTCCTAGAGGGAACCGGGTTGGGGCGCTTCCGGGATGAGGCCGTCGCTTGCCGGATGTTCCACGGGCCCGGCGCCGTCCTCTTGTTCAGGACCACGGTCTGTTCCCGACCGAGTAAG TTTGTAGCAGGGTACTGTTGTGAGAATTATGCAACCAGCTCGTCTAGTTATTCTACATATGATGGAACAATGGATGGTCAG AAAGTTTGTAAAGTGCGTGATTGCAACTATTCTAATCTTGAAGAGCCAGTGGAGAAAAAAGTTGGGAAGAACATCTCATCAGTGGAGAAAAGAAAGTTCCTTGTTAACACG CTTCTTGACCTTAAAGATTCCAAAGAGGCTGTATATGGTACCCTTGATGCTTGGGTAGCATGGGAGCATAGCTTTCCTTTGGTTACACTCAAGAAGGCACTTCTTGTTCTTGAAAAGGAGGAACAGTGGCATCGAGTTGTACAG GTGATAAAATGGATGTTAAGCAAGGGCCAAGGAACAACAATGGGTACATATGAGCAATTAATACGTGCTTTAGAAAAGGACAACAGGGCTGAGGAGGCCCACAGAATTTGGGTGCAGAAGATTAGCCATGACTTGCATTCAGTCCCTTGGCGATTTTGTGATCTTATGCTTTCCATCTACTACAGAAATAACATGCTGGAGAGGCTTGTAAAG CTTTTCCAAGAACTTGAGGCATATGATCGAAAACCACCAAGTAAATCAGTTGTGAGAAAAGTAGGAGATGCATATGAAGTCCTTGGTTTATTGGAGAAAAAGAATAAACTATTGGAAAAATATAATGATCTATTCAGTGAGATTTCAGACAAAACTTCCCGGAGTTCTAAAAGATCCAAGAGAGTTGCAGGAATCAATGGTGAAAGAACAG
- the LOC135584157 gene encoding uncharacterized protein LOC135584157 isoform X9 yields the protein MWRSSSYSRSLLRTLLGGSQRRIECRSVKHPILLWPPLAFLSSSSLYVAAGGVGGGSAAESITFVDAPKQKLERDGAEVIGYPQLLEGTGLGRFRDEAVACRMFHGPGAVLLFRTTVCSRPSKKVCKVRDCNYSNLEEPVEKKVGKNISSVEKRKFLVNTLLDLKDSKEAVYGTLDAWVAWEHSFPLVTLKKALLVLEKEEQWHRVVQVIKWMLSKGQGTTMGTYEQLIRALEKDNRAEEAHRIWVQKISHDLHSVPWRFCDLMLSIYYRNNMLERLVKLFQELEAYDRKPPSKSVVRKVGDAYEVLGLLEKKNKLLEKYNDLFSEISDKTSRSSKRSKRVAGINGERTELNDDKISILLAKDVNFCTFPLSNNVIKWIST from the exons ATGTGGcgctcctcctcctactctcgaTCCCTCCTCCGCACCCTACTGGGCGGCTCGCAAAGGCGCATCGAGTGCCGCTCCGTGAAGCACCCGATCCTGCTGTGGCCCCCTCTTgctttcctctcctcctcctccctttacgTTGCGGCCGGAGGCGTGGGCGGCGGCTCGGCGGCGGAGTCGATTACGTTTGTGGATGCGCCGAAGCAGAAGCTGGAGCGGGACGGTGCGGAGGTGATCGGGTACCCGCAGCTCCTAGAGGGAACCGGGTTGGGGCGCTTCCGGGATGAGGCCGTCGCTTGCCGGATGTTCCACGGGCCCGGCGCCGTCCTCTTGTTCAGGACCACGGTCTGTTCCCGACCGAGTAAG AAAGTTTGTAAAGTGCGTGATTGCAACTATTCTAATCTTGAAGAGCCAGTGGAGAAAAAAGTTGGGAAGAACATCTCATCAGTGGAGAAAAGAAAGTTCCTTGTTAACACG CTTCTTGACCTTAAAGATTCCAAAGAGGCTGTATATGGTACCCTTGATGCTTGGGTAGCATGGGAGCATAGCTTTCCTTTGGTTACACTCAAGAAGGCACTTCTTGTTCTTGAAAAGGAGGAACAGTGGCATCGAGTTGTACAG GTGATAAAATGGATGTTAAGCAAGGGCCAAGGAACAACAATGGGTACATATGAGCAATTAATACGTGCTTTAGAAAAGGACAACAGGGCTGAGGAGGCCCACAGAATTTGGGTGCAGAAGATTAGCCATGACTTGCATTCAGTCCCTTGGCGATTTTGTGATCTTATGCTTTCCATCTACTACAGAAATAACATGCTGGAGAGGCTTGTAAAG CTTTTCCAAGAACTTGAGGCATATGATCGAAAACCACCAAGTAAATCAGTTGTGAGAAAAGTAGGAGATGCATATGAAGTCCTTGGTTTATTGGAGAAAAAGAATAAACTATTGGAAAAATATAATGATCTATTCAGTGAGATTTCAGACAAAACTTCCCGGAGTTCTAAAAGATCCAAGAGAGTTGCAGGAATCAATGGTGAAAGAACAG
- the LOC135584157 gene encoding uncharacterized protein LOC135584157 isoform X6 produces MWRSSSYSRSLLRTLLGGSQRRIECRSVKHPILLWPPLAFLSSSSLYVAAGGVGGGSAAESITFVDAPKQKLERDGAEVIGYPQLLEGTGLGRFRDEAVACRMFHGPGAVLLFRTTVCSRPSKFVAGYCCENYATSSSSYSTYDGTMDGQKVCKVRDCNYSNLEEPVEKKVGKNISSVEKRKFLVNTLLDLKDSKEAVYGTLDAWVAWEHSFPLVTLKKALLVLEKEEQWHRVVQVIKWMLSKGQGTTMGTYEQLIRALEKDNRAEEAHRIWVQKISHDLHSVPWRFCDLMLSIYYRNNMLERLVKLFQELEAYDRKPPSKSVVRKVGDAYEVLGLLEKKNKLLEKYNDLFSEISDKTSRSSKRSKRVAGINGERTDRTHTSAKDSDSGPLDAEIDARV; encoded by the exons ATGTGGcgctcctcctcctactctcgaTCCCTCCTCCGCACCCTACTGGGCGGCTCGCAAAGGCGCATCGAGTGCCGCTCCGTGAAGCACCCGATCCTGCTGTGGCCCCCTCTTgctttcctctcctcctcctccctttacgTTGCGGCCGGAGGCGTGGGCGGCGGCTCGGCGGCGGAGTCGATTACGTTTGTGGATGCGCCGAAGCAGAAGCTGGAGCGGGACGGTGCGGAGGTGATCGGGTACCCGCAGCTCCTAGAGGGAACCGGGTTGGGGCGCTTCCGGGATGAGGCCGTCGCTTGCCGGATGTTCCACGGGCCCGGCGCCGTCCTCTTGTTCAGGACCACGGTCTGTTCCCGACCGAGTAAG TTTGTAGCAGGGTACTGTTGTGAGAATTATGCAACCAGCTCGTCTAGTTATTCTACATATGATGGAACAATGGATGGTCAG AAAGTTTGTAAAGTGCGTGATTGCAACTATTCTAATCTTGAAGAGCCAGTGGAGAAAAAAGTTGGGAAGAACATCTCATCAGTGGAGAAAAGAAAGTTCCTTGTTAACACG CTTCTTGACCTTAAAGATTCCAAAGAGGCTGTATATGGTACCCTTGATGCTTGGGTAGCATGGGAGCATAGCTTTCCTTTGGTTACACTCAAGAAGGCACTTCTTGTTCTTGAAAAGGAGGAACAGTGGCATCGAGTTGTACAG GTGATAAAATGGATGTTAAGCAAGGGCCAAGGAACAACAATGGGTACATATGAGCAATTAATACGTGCTTTAGAAAAGGACAACAGGGCTGAGGAGGCCCACAGAATTTGGGTGCAGAAGATTAGCCATGACTTGCATTCAGTCCCTTGGCGATTTTGTGATCTTATGCTTTCCATCTACTACAGAAATAACATGCTGGAGAGGCTTGTAAAG CTTTTCCAAGAACTTGAGGCATATGATCGAAAACCACCAAGTAAATCAGTTGTGAGAAAAGTAGGAGATGCATATGAAGTCCTTGGTTTATTGGAGAAAAAGAATAAACTATTGGAAAAATATAATGATCTATTCAGTGAGATTTCAGACAAAACTTCCCGGAGTTCTAAAAGATCCAAGAGAGTTGCAGGAATCAATGGTGAAAGAACAG